Proteins co-encoded in one Burkholderia ambifaria AMMD genomic window:
- a CDS encoding MarR family winged helix-turn-helix transcriptional regulator, which translates to MSEGVYGNQASGRVTHSLLRLSTAMRSQAWDWAEGAGLTPTQGEILVLLLQRKGPMRLGEIARETQLTAATTSDAVSTLETKGLVEKRRALDDGRALAVRLSARGRTAAKKALQWPEFLTKAVGKLGADEQGALYRALLKTLRELQVAGATPPQRMCLTCTHLQPGKPSKKTVHHCAALDLSMTDSDLRLDCSVHEEADAATQKKTWKVFAG; encoded by the coding sequence ATGAGCGAAGGCGTTTACGGGAATCAGGCTTCGGGACGTGTGACCCACAGCTTGCTGCGATTGAGTACGGCCATGCGAAGCCAGGCATGGGATTGGGCGGAAGGCGCGGGTCTCACGCCGACGCAGGGCGAGATCCTCGTGCTGCTGCTGCAACGCAAGGGCCCCATGCGGCTCGGCGAGATCGCACGCGAGACGCAGCTCACCGCGGCGACCACCAGCGATGCGGTCAGCACGCTCGAAACGAAGGGGCTCGTCGAGAAGCGTCGCGCACTGGACGATGGCCGCGCGCTCGCCGTGCGCCTGTCGGCCCGCGGCCGTACCGCGGCCAAGAAGGCGCTGCAATGGCCGGAATTCCTGACGAAAGCAGTCGGCAAGCTCGGCGCGGACGAGCAGGGCGCGCTGTACCGCGCGCTGCTGAAGACGCTGCGCGAACTGCAGGTGGCCGGCGCGACGCCGCCGCAGCGCATGTGCCTGACGTGCACGCATTTGCAGCCGGGCAAGCCGTCGAAGAAGACCGTGCATCACTGCGCGGCGCTCGACCTGTCGATGACCGACAGCGATCTGCGTCTCGACTGTTCGGTGCACGAAGAAGCCGACGCGGCCACGCAAAAGAAGACCT